The window tgtacagttttcaccTGTAGATAGTGTGTTTCCGAGCGTAGCCGTGACGGGACTTTTATGTAAGAAAGAGattgtaataaacattagtgaactgaataaataacaaataatataaagatatcGTAAGGATTTTCATAAATACTTATgttattacctgaaataaaataaatgattgttATACTTAAtgataagtatttttcatgttgttCACAGGTGACCAGCTAGTGGGTAAGCCGTTATATAACAAAGCATTAACAGAAAAAGATTGGAAACAACTGGAAGTGACCTTCTCGGAAATGTTTGAGGAGTACAGGCTCAGGTAATTCGAGTGTTGGaaaatttttagggttcccGATGGGTGAAACGGTACCATATTACTAAGACTGTCTGTCCCTGTCTTGAACCCCTGATAATGATATTCACCatacataatttgtaaaataaaaaaaaaataattcggaTGGAGATCAACTTTTGGATAACACATTATAGTGTTAAATAAGTTCCACATAGTGAAAACATAgcatcttcttcttcttgaccttatcatgtggggtcggtaaGTCGGTCGATAAGTTTCTTCCAttgttctgtcatttgccatatccattgatactcctctCCTGTTCAcactatccttgacacactccatccatttcttcataggtcttcctctattcctggaacccttcTATCCAAgctaatataaatgcaaaagtaagtttgtttgttaccttttcacgctttatctgcttaCCCAATCTTTATCTgtcttattaataaacaagtttttccCCAAGGCCGTTCGGAGTAATTAAAAtcagtattaataaatatggagTAAGGATGAAGGAAACTAATCATACTGTACACTCGATGTAAAAGTTAAACCTTGATGCCATATAGTTTAGAGACGGCCTAAGCATAGAGTAGTGggtattttttgacattttgaatTCCTAATCAACATTTCCATCCTTCCGGCGGTGGCGGACTTAACCCGCCGTTACTCTTTGATTAACAAGCCCTAGCGAATTACGTTTGGAGTAAgcgatttttattgataagacAGTATGAGATTATgcgtacatgtagtttgaactATGAGGAATGACATAGGATatatttcatcccgaaaaaataagtgtcccgtgggaaattcacgcgggcgaagtatAATGATAGTAGATTAGTGGCCAAGGTCTGTAAGGCATCAATCACAGCCCAAgatatttaaacaaacaatatttaaagtaaaagttttctatgcccgccttttttcattaaaaagaaccaagtaaagaactttataattttattttgaagaacgaaattgagcttatttatttaaaattgataactattatattcatacgaagacaaggctgaatagcgaagcgacctctttggtcattgggctgaatgcatgatgtctattgccagtctgatggttagatgtacgcgaactttttgaaagagtgaagtttttttttcattacttactgccctagggcttttctagttacattattaccctagagcgctaattggtcacttacaagccccatttgggggtaataaggatctacttaccgaatatgagaggtgtaaaaatactttattgacTTTAACACTGCTCTAATTTTCTGTATTTCGggaatttttgtcatatcaacattcaaatttgtatacttatatttctattacaacataaaacattaatgGCTCCAATTAAcagtatgatttttttatatatatttcagaagGGAGACTCTGATCACTAGACTGGAGTGTACTATACAGAGTTttgaggtaaataaataagttttttttacagaagTACCTAATATGTTAATCCATGTTACCAACTACCTCAATACagattttcataaaagtttTACCAGCCGTTAGAGCGTCAAGAAGtaacacacatacaaactttataatGTGGATTACAACGTTTCTAGTGGTCAGATCGTCTGAAGACAAAAAAAGACGCGATCCAATCAACATACAGACCGAAACGCGAACAACTCAAAGTGAAGCCGAACATTCAGCTGTCGGACTTCCTCGCGGCCAGAACTTCTCTGTTGCATGTGGAGAAGACTTCGAGCGCGGCGGTGAGGAAGAACACGCAGAGCGATGTCAACAAGGTTATAATCGGGCAGGTGAGTTCGCTAAATGCCACTGTCAGAAATGTCGTTTTAGCGAAATGTCGTTTTAGCAAAATGTCATTCTCGCAAAATGTCAATTTCgcgaaatttcattttttttgcgAAATGGTATTTTCGCAAAAggttatttttgtgaaatgtaattttcgaaAAATGTTATGCCTTATTCTCGTAacttattactattttaatattgttctaAGGAACATATCGCGACGAAACCTGTACCAGATTTTAAGATAGACCTTCCgatatacaaatgtaaaaaccgcatcaaattccagcttgtagtttttgcgtgattcGCAAAGAAacacatagaaaaaatatattgctttgGCTTCTATTGGTCCCACCCATAAAGATACATGGACATGAACTGGAGGGGGCAATggaggggaggcctttgcccagcagtgggacacaacaggatattaaaaaatatctatccCGCTTATTATTAGATGTATAgagatatacatatagataatacGGGCATGTGGTCCGCCGCCATATAacgaccactccatatcctcccgtggatgtcgcaCAAGGCGATTTAGGGATACAAGCCCCAACGTAACAGAACAACGTTGCCTCAGGTCCCGGACCGCGGCGGCCGCCCGCACGAACAGCAACCGCCGCCGCCGGAAATGCCGTCGTGGCAACAGCGGACTCCAGCCGTATGTATATACAACGCGATCGATATATTGATAACACTGACTACTATCACCCCATCGAGATAGTCAACTAGTTGACTATCTTAGAGTTAACTATAGTTGACTATCTTAGAGTTAACTGTAGTTTACTATAGTTGACTATCTTAGAGTTAACTGTAGTTTACTATAGTTGACTATCTTAGAGTTAACTGTAGTTTACTATAGTTGACTATCTTAGAGTTAACTGTAGTTTACTATAGTTGACTATCTTAGAGTTAACTGTAGTTTACTATAGTTGACTATCTTAGAGTTAACTGTAGTTTACTATAGTTGACTATCTTAGAGTTAACTGTAGTTTACTATAGTTGACTATCTTAGAGTTAACTGTAGTTTACTATAGTTGACTATCTTAGAGTTAACTGTAGTTTACTATAGTTGACTATCTTATAGTCAACTATAGTTGAATATCATGAAGAGGTGGTGGGTTCAACAATATacaccataaatttttaattatgccaaaaaataaaatgggttctattttttggcataattaaaaatttacccATTTTGACTATGCTCTGTAATAATTGAGCAtagtcaaaacaaaaaatcgaaatccaaagttttttccaaaaaatctATTCACTAATCTATTCAAATAGATTTCAGTctatagatttatataaaaagtagcctatgtcacacctgaaggtttcgcctatgtctgtgtcaaatttcatcaaaatcggcacACTAGATTACGATAAAAGTTAGATGCCTTTAAGTGGCGACACCAGGAGTGTTGCAATAACAATGGTCGATATatgattggtatataaactagTGTTGCCAGACAAGAGGACACAGCTCTCCCATTTATATTCCACTCTTCATAAATAGATTGTATGTTgcaattataaacaaaacttgttatacattttaatttaagcatTTCCCTTCAGGGCGGTGGTCGCGGAGGGAGGGGCGGGGGCGGTCGTGGGGGCGGTGGTCGCGGTGCGGTGGGAGGGGGAGGGGGAGGGGGCGACCGCGGCCGCGGGGGGAGGGTGCAGGGGGGGTACAACCAGAGCGGGGGGGACCAGGGCAGGTACGTTATTATGGtcatttatacttacatatacgAATTATTACCTGTTTAGTATATCATAgcgtatgtattgtatgtatctaaatactttatgtaaatatttttgtgtatttgtatttaatatctttcatttcaaattaggttttatatgttttttttttaatatttttgttaactcATTTTGTTGGAAACGGTCGgactgttatgaaatttggtacacggatagattgtaacctggaataaaacagagtattttttattttcacgagATTCCCACACGAGAGTAGCCCTGAAAATCGGGCCCAGTTCGttcgttttttaaattattcattacaaagaTACAAATGtatagtattaattaataaccgagctacattttattctctttaaaatatttacagacCACAGACAAGTCCTGCTGCGTTTAACCAGAACAGAAACTACCAAACGTATGAAGTCCCCCCGGGCGGTTACCAAACCAACCATAGCCAGGGTTACGATCGCAACGGCGGTTACCAAGGCTACAAGCAGGGTTACGACAGTTATAGTAACCAAGGACAAGGATATCATCAAGGTGAGTTTAATAGGATTGTTAGTTACCAAACCAACCATAGCCTGGGTTACGATCGCAACGGCGGTTACGAAGGCTACAAGCAAGGTTACGACAGACTAACCAAGGACAAGGATATAATCAAGGTGAGTTTAATAAGATTGTTAGTTTCCAAACTAACCGAAACCAGGGTTGTAAGATCTTGtctgagtatatattataaataattacactcGGTGTTTGacaaagattgtttatttggtaaatcacatttaaaagtaacaaCAGCAAAGAAAATGGTGGATGACAGAATTtgttttgtagaaaaaaaatatcgtgcagctcgtcgtcacagcgcatgcgcgtaAACAAGGGTTACGATCGCAATGGCAGTTACCAAGGCACAATTGAGGTTATGGCAGGTTTAAGGTTATAAAGGTATAGGGGTAtggttattaaatttgttagaattattaattaccaAATGATCGTGGTGTGTTAGTCCGTGATTATGGCATTTCTTCACAGCAGTGATCGTTCCAAaataccagtagtttgtaactttttgagaaatacaaaattattaaccCGTCACGCGTCCTAGTTCCTAACTGAGTCCATAACGCAAATACACCCGACGCGTCCCAGTGCCTAACCGAGGCACTAACGCTCTAAACtctttggtatttttttcaaacactTGAATCCGATTGgtgttttcaaaaaatatgtaacaatCTATAGAAAGTCTTTATCCGgcgttttgtattttttaatccaaTGATAtgcaagaaatattttgtaaataagaaCATATTCGTTAGTGAAGTGCGACACGGTAACGAAATCCGCCATTACTGTTTTGACGTGCAAAAAACAACTGTGACTGTCTGTGCAAATATGTCGAAATCTTTTAGAAGTTAAGTGTTTGTTTCGTGTGTTATATATCAAATAACAGCTAAATAAGTAACCTATTTCTTTAAAGTATTTGTTCTagtctaaaataattatttaatctcGAGAAGTGGACTGAACTTTTACGAACTGAAATCGAACTACGATTGACATAGTTTTGCTTTggttttttatatgtacaatgaaattaaaaccgcattaaactatataacttcattgtaaatatatttcgctatctttttttttaattcgtttcattgaagtaattataataaaaacaatatttttgttggtgAACGGTACGGTAGCAGTTCGTGTCGCTCCCCCCGCTCCCCGCTCCTCAGTGTCATCATACGATAGTCGTATGTCGCTCCCGACGGTGTTTGTTTTTAGTGTGGTATTGTATTTATGTGTGTGTAGTATTTAAACAATAGACAATTTGATTTgtaattgttattgtttaagTGGTGTTTTTAGATATACAATACAGGTGAAGCACAAAGTTTCCCGCGTAAATTACCTAAGAGACATGGACGCGTGACGGGTTAATTgtaatttgacgtgaaaatgtgccCGCGAAGCTCTAACTTCTGATCTTTGACGAATATTCGAaggtctaatttttttttgtttttttttttacaggtaACACCGGCGGTGGCTACAAGAACTACCATTCGCAAGGCTACCAAGGCCAGGGCTACCAAAACCAGGGCTACCAACAAGGCTATCAGTCACAAGGCTATCAGAACGAACACGACGACCGCGATCGCCGCGGCAGGGGGGGTTACAGGGGGGGGAGGCGTTGATAGCAGAAGTATATTAGGTGTAAAACTAGCACGTTACGACTACTGAGCTACTGAGTAAGAAATTATTTCGTAaaggtttttgaaaataactagttgttcgccgcgaacttaagACCACGCgaacgcattttttttttttacaaaattgtgaatattctTTCACatgcaacaaaaatactaaaatttagAGGTAGactatcaattaattttatagctttttcggaaatttatttatttttcaattatttatttcccgATTgtagagaatgcttttagcattaagtccgcCCTCTCTAtcatttttgtgaataaagtttgaataattatttataactaattatTGGCATTTTGTCGCAGAATGTATAAATTAGGCCTTTTTTGGTTTTCTAAGTACTCTCTGGATAGTGCCTAGATGTAGAGagggacattttgcgaaagggACAATAAGCGACCAGCAGCTATTGAGCCCACTAATAAATCATTTCCGCTgtggaaataatattatttttatttattatcttcttTCCAAGCTCAGTGAGTACTACTTATCGTCTAGTGctgtatattattagtaatacGTGTAGGATGAGATTTTTAAACGAGTGTTTTAAAGAATCTTCGCTcatgtgggaatttcgggattaaaagtaccctatgtgttatcccaggttatatttcattacaatccagtagattttgcgtgagatagtaacaaacatacatacacatatgtgtatgtatgtgtatatacaCGTACATGCAGCctcgcaaactttcgcatttataatattagtaatattgtatacacacaatataaatgtattcttTGGAGGACAATACTATAATGTGATTTGAGTATCTCTCGCGGTGTCTTACTTGGTTGTGACGCCCGGAAGCcggaaaattaagaaaatattcataattctCGTTTTGAATCTCTTCTGTACGTGActcaataattatgtaatacttatttgattttggtgtgcgcaattgattttttacaaGATCAGTACGAAATTTTcgtttttgatattattgtgAGATacgatgaaatttatatttaagtaactcaaaattcttgtctttgtctttttaTCGAGCAACGGTAGAGACAGGGCTTCTTTCATATGtggcaatattaataagaGATCGGCCATgttgaaaaaatgtaaatatcaaaCATGGAAAGAGTTATAAACGACgccctcggtggcgcagtggtaaagtacttgcatctgaaccgagaggtcccgggttcgatccctggtcgggtcatgatggaaaatgatctttttctgattggcctcgGTCTTGATGcttgtctatatatgtatttgttataaaatatagtatcgttgagttagtatcccataacataagtctcgaacttactttggggccaagtcaatctgtgtgatttgtccgtatatatttatttatttataaactgaaAATTCTCATAGGCGATGAATTAGCAAATTATCACTATTCTCTGTTCCATCCACGATACAGCTAAATGTGGCCATAGAGTATTGCAATTCTTTAACCTGTCTATCCCGTATAGGTAAAGATGTGATACTGTTATCTGTAATTTCGCATGTCgccatattacaaaacaaaatgtctataaatattgatttatcatcatcattattattattattttttagcaaATGATGTATTAAACtaggtaatatttaattgtattaaaattgtgtcgatctctttaaatgtttatttaaaagtgtttTATTCTCATTATCTTATTTAAGTTTGGAAATTGTAACTACTCCGTTATTCATGAAAAGTCAAAGCATCTTTTAAGCTAacgtatgttttgtctctattgcactttataatatttgaattaatgacagaaagagacgaaacatactttagctaaaaatatgctttaacttttgcATAATAGggataaaatgaattttcatATTAGACCTAAAACGACTATAGGCTTCCTCCAtagcaaataattatttgtaatgtctgtaaagagtagaaattaaattagggcGCTGTGTGCCCTTGACTGGGAACACTGAGACGAACAACCAATCCTGACCATTATTTCAATGGCAAAAATGTTGTTCTACGCTTTTATATACTGTAAATAGTATTATCGTGATGTAATAAGTAGTCCCACATTACGGCCACTCCCTGCCTCCCGCTGAATACAACCCGCTAACATTCACTTACCGAGACGCGCGCAAACCTCGTCATACGTTCCCAAATGCACCGCGATCATATCATCGATACTTAAGTCAGTACATGAAGCTATAGGTAATACTGCAGAGCCGGttatattgctatctctttcatctgttGCCCGACTCCTTGCgcggttaaaaatatatacgttaTACTTATGTGTGTTACTCGCaatataaaagaaagagaGGTCGGACcacagatgaaagagatagcaatttAATCGGCTGAAAAAGTCCAGTCTTCGAAACTTGCATCAAAAAATTCTTATAAGATCGGGCTCTACTATAACAGATAGCTTCATTATGTAGTGTGGGTGTATATAACAACGCAATGTAATGTTTCATACATTTTCGGGAGTGTCCCATAAAAGCGAccgaaatatatatagttaaatatacaaatattgctTGTTTTATAGTATAGGATAACAAACGAAACACCTTTTCTCAAGTTTGATAATGTACAAGAATCATTTGGCGCTAATAATGTCTATATGCTTAAAACATCTTAtttagacagagaaaactacaACTACGTCATATTTTTCGTTTCGCTCaaacaagaaagagaaataaaattgcattggaaatacacgagaagaaaCGGGCCAGtgcgttaatattttttgtctctcATTGTGTGACTTATTTTACATCGTCCAGTCTGTCGCTTTGTATGAGATGGGAGcagttgtatggaaatgttcCACCTCATTTGGCTACGCCCATCGTCTTTAGtctttagttatttaaaacgtaCCTAAATGGCGCCCCCACTAATGCCAAATGATCTTTGTACTGTGAGCCCTAAAGTCacacgaaataaattttattattgttaatgtaAAAGATGATTAGACAATTTAATAGAATGCGAACTGATATTAACTTAAGTACTGGAATTACTATTactgtttaatatatttttaactcaaacttcgttttatttattacatactttaccataatattatcatgtttgtcttttttacatattagGTTCAAAATCCCGCTTTGCTTTGAAAATCTGGCAACTTTAGAAAATTAATCGagtcagatattttttttataaatcatataaataatctCACAAAACCTCGTATGGTTGTATAAACGCAATTTCTTAGTCACAACATACAAGTTTCTGTCAATGTGACATTACGGTTAAATTGTCAATCAGTCATATCTTTCAGTCCGGTAAAATAACTGGCGCTTTGTATTGTAAAGGAAGGTGtcgaacaaatattttagtttatctaACCAATTTTCACTTAATTTGAGTAAAAATGACCACAAAAATAGATCAGAAAGCGTACCTACAAAAATATCTTGGTGGATCGTCAGgtgataaaaagaaaaagaagaaaaaggtCGTCAAAGGGAGAGGGTAAGTTTGGTCCAATTCCACTCTAAATAAATGGCATTGTTTTTGCCAATATTgagttattatattgaaaaaaaaaatcattcatatAGTTCTTAAATGTgtatgaaattgaattttgtaGGTTTAAGATAATTGATGACGATTTAGACTTGACAAAACTTCGTCCTCTGGATGGCGATGAGTTGGATGTGTTTGACGAAGGCGAGGACGCGCCACAGATTGCTGGCATCATTGACGACCGGCCCGAGGAGCTGAAGAAGTTGGAACAGTTTAAAACCACTTCCAAATGGAAAGTCATCAATAAGGTGAGTCATTTAAAGTATTCATGAGCTCTTTTGCTGcttgcattattttattttactaaagaCTTATTTTAAACATCCTAGTGGCTCGCCCCTGCTTCACTCATTTAAAACCATAATGCAcctaaatctttttaaaacacctacatcaaaatctgttgtgTCATTTTAACAATtgaagcatacatagggacatacAGTTGTATAATGGAGATAAAATCTATGGCAGGAAACAGAGTAGAATGGAAAATACTCCATCAACAAGACCCttgttcttaaatttattgatgagggacagacagacagcaggaagcgactttgttttatactatgtataaaatatacatagacaTGGGTAATAAAGGAGCTATTCAAAGGGCCTCACTACTATGTTATCAAGAGTGTTCAGTGGTGTTAGCATGATATTTTGTGACATCAATGTAATgagaatatttgtttataaggtGATATTATAGTCATCACTCAAAATGTTCatgtaaaatttactttaaatttttagtaattaaaGTAGATTTCATTGGCACTTTCAGGATGATGGCTTCAACAGCAATCTTCAAATACAGGAAATAAAGAAGGATGTCAAggaaattgaaaaagaaaatgaaattatttttggtaaAATGTACAGTGATTCTGAAGACGAGAAGAAAGATTCAGACACGTCACCTCCTCGAAAACAGAATGATAataagagtaataaacatagaAGTGACAGTGACGCTAGTCCCCCGAGAAAGAGACAGAACAATTCCGATGTTTCACCTCCTAGGAAAGTAAAGAATGTTAATATATCCAAAAGGAGTAAAGACAGTGATAGTGATGTAAGCCCGCCAAGGAAACATAGAAACAATGCTTCACCTCCGAGGAGCAAACATAAAGATAGCTCAAGACCACGTCAAAAACATTATGACAGTGACAATAGTCCACCTAGGAGAAGAAAAGGTTCTGACGCGTCACCGTctagaaaaaaacaaagagaCAAAAATCATTCTGTATCTTCAAGATATCAAAATGAATCTAGTCGAAACACAGATGTAAGGAAAGAGAGAGGTTATGATTCAGATTTGTCCCCACCAAGGAAACATTCAGAAAAGGTTAAAGAAAGGAAAAAGCCGTCTCGATGGGGTGATGCTGATGATAATATTCATGACAGGTCGCCTGTACTTAAAAGGCAAAGATCTAGGTCTAAATCGCCAAAgaaatgtaagaaaaaatcaaattatgatTCGGATTTGTCACCTCCGAGAAAAACACGAAAGGACTCTCCGAAAAAGTCAGAGAAATTGAACAAATATGATAAATTGCAGAACAAAAGTCAGAATTCAGATTCAGACTTGTCTCCTCCGAGAAAGAGAAGGTCAGTCTCTCCTTCTAGGACTGACAGAGATAGATATAAGAATAATGACATTCCTCCGCCATCAAATAAGAAAATGGCTAGGTgagttacataatattaatattgttttttttgttagattaatattttaaatatataaagtccCTCATTTCGAgatatctaattttaaaaaccaaGCTTGGCGTCagccctccttgggaatactattgttgcctatcagccgCCAAGGCTATgggagaatatggagtggtgCGGATtcactgactgactgactgactgactgactgacttatttttttaaattattattgtattcatGTCATTTCGTGTTTTTTCTGCATTTCCAGGACGTTAGAAGGCAAAATGGCGGGGCTGCAGAATGCGGTGCAGTTGCGTGAGGAAAATGAACAGTTTAGGAGAAAAGAAGACGAAGCATTCAAACGGATGACAGACGATGTGTCAGGGAGGAACGCGCAAGTCGTGTCGCGGAAAGGTAAAGATGGattgttatattgttttgatggaattacttttattgtttGAACGTAATATTTCAGTGGAATCTTGTAAGCCAAtattgaagcagatatcttcaactgaTTGAGCTGAATTATTGTACActcgtttagtttggatgacaaagagacattttgataaatatgatCTGATGGTGCATCCAGAAATCCCGGCGATTTAATTCCGGTTTATCggttttttgtcacacattgaatgcaatattttgataacaataaaagcctgtgtcaaaaatatcatttttgtacaaaaactTATTGATTCTTCAgaaattttgatttctttttaattccCAGGAAAACGTGAAACATCAGAGGACAGACAAAAGCAAAGAGAGAAAGCGGAGCGGCAGAAAGAGTtggatgaaaaatataaaaagtggaGTAAAGGGTgagttttcataaaatataaataaatcatacc of the Plodia interpunctella isolate USDA-ARS_2022_Savannah chromosome 26, ilPloInte3.2, whole genome shotgun sequence genome contains:
- the LOC128681201 gene encoding BUD13 homolog; the encoded protein is MTTKIDQKAYLQKYLGGSSGDKKKKKKKVVKGRGFKIIDDDLDLTKLRPLDGDELDVFDEGEDAPQIAGIIDDRPEELKKLEQFKTTSKWKVINKDDGFNSNLQIQEIKKDVKEIEKENEIIFGKMYSDSEDEKKDSDTSPPRKQNDNKSNKHRSDSDASPPRKRQNNSDVSPPRKVKNVNISKRSKDSDSDVSPPRKHRNNASPPRSKHKDSSRPRQKHYDSDNSPPRRRKGSDASPSRKKQRDKNHSVSSRYQNESSRNTDVRKERGYDSDLSPPRKHSEKVKERKKPSRWGDADDNIHDRSPVLKRQRSRSKSPKKCKKKSNYDSDLSPPRKTRKDSPKKSEKLNKYDKLQNKSQNSDSDLSPPRKRRSVSPSRTDRDRYKNNDIPPPSNKKMARTLEGKMAGLQNAVQLREENEQFRRKEDEAFKRMTDDVSGRNAQVVSRKGKRETSEDRQKQREKAERQKELDEKYKKWSKGVKQIEAQEARVQEFIHEASKPLARHKDDTDLESHLRDVERAGDPMLQYIREKKRERGELPPERPSYKGSFPPNRFNIRPGYRWDGVDRSNGYEKKYFENQSKKKAQEEEAYKWSTEDL
- the LOC128681148 gene encoding protein FAM98A yields the protein MESDILDSLNDLGYEGLLLDEVALLKALDGGVKSLEFTKLVHILAAELKQLCRLEETINVISDPEESVAFLLELSSFLKELGCPYRKLTTGHMSSRLQKKEDKVLLLDYLISELMAARMVNIDCPKDKQGSAMEIVMQESPTARDLKNILISLKFNKPPPNITAEMLFSKLEAKLKDTLQKEGDQLVGKPLYNKALTEKDWKQLEVTFSEMFEEYRLRRETLITRLECTIQSFEWSDRLKTKKDAIQSTYRPKREQLKVKPNIQLSDFLAARTSLLHVEKTSSAAVRKNTQSDVNKVIIGQVPDRGGRPHEQQPPPPEMPSWQQRTPAGGGRGGRGGGGRGGGGRGAVGGGGGGGDRGRGGRVQGGYNQSGGDQGRPQTSPAAFNQNRNYQTYEVPPGGYQTNHSQGYDRNGGYQGYKQGYDSYSNQGQGYHQGNTGGGYKNYHSQGYQGQGYQNQGYQQGYQSQGYQNEHDDRDRRGRGGYRGGRR